In Chitinophagales bacterium, one DNA window encodes the following:
- a CDS encoding GNAT family N-acetyltransferase, protein MQVTLRQATVDDTALLTELGITTFTEKWKDNYDEQTLKAYLSKAYDIGTIRQELQDSTFTYLLAAIPEQVIGFTKLSRQQQLADWIHEPCLEVCRIYVLQQFQGFKAGAIMMDAAIAIARQEKMESVVLGVWENNHRAIAFYKKLGFEKIGTHPFYTGDVVETDWVMRKGLT, encoded by the coding sequence ATGCAAGTCACACTAAGGCAGGCAACAGTTGATGATACCGCTTTACTGACGGAACTCGGTATCACTACCTTCACTGAAAAATGGAAGGACAATTATGATGAGCAAACGCTGAAGGCTTATCTTTCCAAAGCATATGATATTGGCACGATCCGCCAGGAATTACAGGACAGCACCTTCACCTATCTCCTGGCTGCAATACCGGAACAGGTGATAGGCTTTACAAAACTCAGCAGGCAACAGCAGCTTGCTGACTGGATCCATGAACCGTGTCTTGAAGTTTGCCGTATCTACGTGCTGCAACAGTTCCAGGGATTTAAGGCTGGAGCCATCATGATGGATGCCGCTATTGCAATCGCCCGGCAGGAAAAAATGGAATCGGTGGTGCTCGGTGTCTGGGAGAATAATCACCGTGCTATTGCCTTCTACAAAAAACTGGGATTTGAAAAAATCGGCACACACCCTTTTTATACCGGTGACGTGGTAGAGACAGATTGGGTGATGCGGAAAGGGCTGACATGA